Proteins encoded within one genomic window of Brenneria nigrifluens DSM 30175 = ATCC 13028:
- a CDS encoding gluconokinase — MIKRRVALAGRLNAKFIDGDDMHPRANIEKMASGRPLNDDDRLPWLERLSDVAYSLQQKNETGFLVCSALKKRYRDRLREGNNHMTFLWLNGDYPLVLERMQQRAGHFMPQSLLKSQFATLESPDKQESDVMPFDIAASLDGVVNRCIEALSRERAPQPLHAGRTEQTA, encoded by the coding sequence ATGATAAAGCGTCGGGTGGCGCTGGCCGGCCGCCTCAACGCCAAATTCATCGATGGGGATGACATGCATCCGCGGGCGAACATTGAAAAAATGGCCTCCGGCCGCCCGCTGAACGACGACGATCGACTGCCCTGGCTCGAACGCCTGAGCGACGTGGCCTATAGCCTGCAGCAAAAAAACGAAACCGGCTTTCTGGTCTGTTCCGCGTTGAAAAAACGCTACCGCGACCGGCTGAGAGAGGGGAATAACCATATGACCTTCCTGTGGCTGAACGGCGACTACCCGTTGGTGTTAGAACGGATGCAACAGCGCGCGGGTCACTTCATGCCGCAAAGCCTGCTGAAAAGTCAGTTCGCCACCCTGGAGTCCCCCGATAAGCAGGAGAGCGACGTGATGCCCTTCGATATCGCCGCCTCGCTCGACGGCGTGGTCAACCGCTGCATCGAGGCGCTATCCCGGGAAAGGGCGCCGCAACCTCTGCACGCCGGTCGAACGGAACAAACGGCATAA
- a CDS encoding NupC/NupG family nucleoside CNT transporter produces the protein MSHIAQFALALVVVATLALLICRDRKSIRIRFIIQLLVIEILLAYFFLYSNIGLGVVTGFAAVFDKLLGFAGQGTDFVFGDMVNSEKNLISFFFKVLCPIVFISALIGILQYIRLLPIIIRLIGTVLSKVNGMGKLESFNAVSSLILGQSENFIAYKDILGKMSEKRMYTMAATAMSTVSMSIVGAYMSMLDAKFVVAALILNMFSTFIVLSLINPYKVDAEPELQLGNLHEGQSFFEMLGEYILAGFKVAVIVAAMLIGFIALIAAINAIFSAIFGISFQEMLGYAFYPFAWIMGIPSHEALRVGSIMATKLVSNEFVAMLELQKIAAELSPRSVGILSVFLVSFANFSSIGIIAGAIKGLNEHQGNVVSRFGLKLVYGSTLVSILSASIAGLVL, from the coding sequence CTGTCACATATTGCGCAATTCGCATTAGCGTTGGTTGTTGTTGCAACTCTGGCGTTACTCATCTGCCGCGACCGTAAAAGCATCCGCATTCGGTTTATTATTCAACTGCTGGTTATTGAAATCCTGCTTGCCTATTTTTTCCTCTACTCGAATATCGGCTTAGGCGTGGTAACGGGGTTTGCCGCCGTCTTTGATAAATTACTTGGTTTTGCGGGCCAGGGAACCGATTTCGTCTTTGGCGATATGGTCAACAGCGAGAAAAACCTGATTTCCTTCTTCTTCAAAGTGCTTTGCCCCATCGTGTTTATTTCCGCGCTGATCGGGATTCTGCAATACATCAGGCTATTGCCGATCATCATCCGCCTGATCGGCACCGTACTGTCCAAAGTCAACGGCATGGGCAAACTGGAGTCGTTTAACGCCGTCAGTTCGCTGATCCTCGGGCAGTCGGAAAACTTTATCGCCTACAAGGATATCCTGGGCAAAATGTCCGAAAAGCGCATGTACACCATGGCGGCGACGGCGATGTCCACCGTGTCCATGTCGATCGTCGGCGCATATATGTCCATGCTGGACGCCAAATTTGTGGTTGCCGCGCTGATACTGAACATGTTCAGCACCTTTATCGTACTGTCTCTGATCAATCCGTACAAAGTTGACGCAGAACCGGAGTTGCAGCTGGGCAATCTGCATGAAGGCCAGAGTTTTTTTGAGATGCTGGGCGAGTATATTCTGGCGGGCTTCAAGGTTGCGGTTATCGTGGCGGCCATGCTGATTGGTTTTATCGCCCTGATTGCCGCCATCAACGCCATCTTCAGCGCGATATTCGGCATAAGTTTTCAGGAGATGCTCGGCTACGCTTTCTACCCGTTCGCCTGGATTATGGGTATCCCCTCCCATGAAGCGCTGCGGGTCGGCAGCATTATGGCGACCAAACTGGTCTCCAACGAATTTGTCGCCATGCTGGAACTGCAAAAGATCGCCGCGGAGCTTTCGCCGCGCAGCGTCGGGATCCTTTCCGTCTTTCTGGTTTCTTTTGCCAACTTCTCGTCTATCGGCATCATTGCCGGGGCCATCAAAGGCCTGAATGAGCATCAGGGCAACGTGGTTTCCCGCTTCGGACTGAAGCTGGTTTACGGTTCCACATTGGTAAGCATCCTTTCCGCCTCCATTGCCGGGCTGGTGCTGTAA
- a CDS encoding DUF3307 domain-containing protein, whose translation MDLTFAPLLTWMLIAHLVVDFSLQPLSWVKHKARYRAGSKFLLLHAILHAAAAALVVAGFGLLYGSLPSFYALLALLVIGISHYLIDLMKVTVMSRLNLAGSFLIDQGLHLSAILLLWLALIPDARPLLSFLCQQLAGVQFSLIVAAYLVIYLPMSILIDQLLARWSPQMPPSARANKDSLLRAGKQIGYLERTLILTFVLIGQIPAIGFLLAAKSIFRFGDLRQSDDKMRTEYVMLGTLFSFTLTIMLGLLVRRLL comes from the coding sequence ATGGATTTAACCTTCGCTCCGCTGTTGACCTGGATGCTGATAGCGCATCTGGTTGTTGATTTCTCTTTGCAACCGCTCAGTTGGGTGAAGCATAAAGCCAGATACCGCGCCGGTTCGAAATTTTTGTTACTCCACGCCATTCTGCATGCGGCGGCGGCGGCCTTGGTCGTCGCCGGATTTGGTTTACTGTACGGCAGCTTGCCCTCTTTCTATGCGTTGCTCGCATTACTGGTGATAGGCATCAGCCATTATCTGATCGACCTGATGAAAGTCACCGTAATGAGCCGGTTAAACCTGGCCGGCAGTTTCCTGATAGATCAGGGTCTGCATCTGTCGGCGATCCTGCTCCTGTGGTTAGCGTTGATTCCCGATGCCCGGCCGCTGCTCTCTTTCTTGTGTCAACAACTGGCCGGCGTGCAGTTTAGTCTGATTGTTGCCGCCTATCTGGTGATTTACCTGCCGATGAGTATCCTGATCGACCAACTGCTGGCGCGTTGGTCACCCCAGATGCCCCCTTCCGCCAGGGCGAATAAAGATTCACTGTTGAGAGCGGGGAAACAAATCGGCTATTTGGAAAGAACGCTAATCCTGACCTTTGTGCTAATCGGGCAGATACCGGCGATTGGTTTTTTACTGGCGGCAAAATCCATTTTTCGTTTCGGCGATCTGCGCCAAAGCGACGATAAGATGCGTACCGAGTATGTGATGCTTGGCACGCTGTTTTCCTTCACCCTGACCATCATGCTCGGTCTGCTGGTCAGGCGGCTGCTGTAA
- the galR gene encoding HTH-type transcriptional regulator GalR yields the protein MATIKDVARLSGVSVATVSRVINDSPKASSASRQAVHKAMAELKYHPNANARALAHQSAETLGLVVADVSDPFFGAMVKSVEQIAQATGNFLLIGNGYHNAEQEKKAIEQLIRHRCAGLVVHAKMIADGELASLMSHIPDMVLINRTLPGYETRCVALDDRHGAWLATRHLLQEGHQKIGFLCSNHPISDAFDRLQGYTDALNEHGLPVDERRIARASPDETGGESAMTELLSRGGNITAVVCYNDSMAAGALSVLSDNGINVPQDMSVVGFDDVLIARYLRPRLTTVHYPVSAMAIQAAELAVALHQGRTLQETTTLFSPTLVRRHSVSPPSRKK from the coding sequence ATGGCTACAATAAAGGACGTCGCTCGTTTGTCAGGGGTATCGGTGGCCACGGTTTCACGCGTTATCAACGATTCGCCCAAGGCCAGCAGCGCTTCGCGTCAAGCCGTGCATAAGGCGATGGCCGAATTGAAGTATCATCCTAACGCCAACGCCAGAGCCCTGGCGCATCAAAGCGCCGAAACGCTGGGTCTGGTGGTTGCCGATGTCTCCGATCCTTTCTTCGGCGCGATGGTGAAATCGGTGGAGCAAATCGCCCAGGCGACAGGAAATTTTTTACTTATCGGCAATGGTTACCATAACGCCGAGCAAGAGAAAAAAGCGATTGAACAGCTGATTCGCCACCGCTGCGCCGGGCTGGTGGTCCACGCCAAAATGATTGCCGATGGGGAACTGGCGTCCTTGATGAGCCACATCCCCGATATGGTGCTGATCAACCGTACGCTGCCGGGTTATGAAACCCGCTGTGTGGCGCTGGACGACCGCCACGGCGCCTGGTTGGCTACCCGCCATCTGCTGCAGGAAGGACATCAAAAGATCGGTTTTCTTTGTTCGAATCACCCGATTTCCGACGCATTCGACCGCTTACAGGGCTACACCGACGCGCTGAATGAACACGGCCTGCCGGTGGATGAGCGGCGCATCGCCCGCGCCTCCCCGGATGAAACGGGCGGCGAATCCGCCATGACCGAACTGCTGAGCCGCGGCGGCAATATAACGGCCGTAGTGTGTTACAACGACTCTATGGCGGCGGGCGCGCTGTCGGTGCTTAGCGATAACGGCATCAACGTTCCTCAGGATATGTCCGTCGTGGGGTTCGACGATGTGCTGATCGCCCGTTATCTCCGTCCCCGCCTGACCACGGTGCATTACCCGGTTTCAGCCATGGCGATACAGGCGGCCGAACTGGCCGTCGCCCTGCACCAGGGGAGAACCCTGCAAGAGACGACAACCCTGTTCAGCCCGACGCTGGTTCGCCGTCACTCCGTCAGCCCGCCGTCCCGGAAGAAATGA
- the galT gene encoding galactose-1-phosphate uridylyltransferase, with the protein MPFEPTEHPHRRFNPLKGEWVLVSPHRARRPWQGQQDEPERRALPPHDPTCYLCAGNKRVTGEVNPPYQGTFVFTNDFSALMEDTPALSPGEDPLFRMQSARGVSRVICFSPDHGKSLPELPLSALKKVIDTWSEQTAELGQRYPWVQVFENKGAMMGCSNPHPHGQVWANDFLPNEVRHEDRQQRAYFEHYATPLLLDYARREQADGSRLVVETEHWLAVVPYWASWPFETLLLPKFAVRRMPQLSDAQREDLALALKKLTSRYDNLFQCSFPYSMGWHGAPFNGEENNSHWQLHAHFYPPLLRSASVRKFMVGYEMLAEAQRDLTAEQAAERLRAVSDIHFLEQN; encoded by the coding sequence ATGCCATTTGAACCAACCGAGCACCCGCATCGCCGTTTCAACCCGCTGAAAGGGGAGTGGGTTCTGGTTTCCCCGCACCGCGCCAGGCGTCCATGGCAGGGGCAGCAGGATGAACCCGAGCGCCGGGCGCTGCCGCCGCACGATCCGACCTGCTATCTGTGCGCCGGAAATAAGCGGGTTACCGGAGAGGTGAACCCGCCGTATCAGGGAACCTTTGTGTTCACCAACGACTTTTCGGCGCTGATGGAGGATACCCCGGCGCTATCGCCCGGCGAAGATCCGCTGTTTCGGATGCAGAGCGCCCGAGGCGTCAGCCGGGTAATCTGTTTCTCGCCGGATCACGGCAAAAGCCTGCCTGAGTTGCCCCTGTCGGCGCTGAAAAAGGTTATCGATACCTGGAGCGAGCAGACGGCGGAGTTGGGACAGCGCTACCCCTGGGTTCAGGTTTTTGAAAACAAAGGCGCGATGATGGGGTGCTCCAACCCGCACCCGCACGGACAGGTATGGGCCAACGATTTTTTACCCAATGAAGTCCGGCATGAGGATCGGCAACAGCGCGCTTATTTTGAGCATTACGCTACGCCTCTGCTGCTGGATTATGCGCGGCGCGAGCAGGCGGACGGCAGCCGGCTGGTGGTGGAAACCGAACATTGGCTGGCGGTGGTGCCTTACTGGGCATCCTGGCCGTTTGAAACCCTGTTGCTGCCGAAGTTTGCCGTCAGGCGGATGCCGCAGTTGAGCGATGCTCAGCGTGAGGATTTGGCCCTGGCGCTGAAAAAACTGACCAGTCGTTACGACAATCTGTTTCAGTGCTCGTTTCCCTATTCCATGGGGTGGCACGGCGCGCCCTTTAACGGCGAAGAGAATAATAGCCACTGGCAGCTGCACGCCCATTTTTATCCGCCGCTATTACGTTCCGCCAGCGTGCGCAAGTTTATGGTCGGTTACGAAATGCTGGCGGAAGCCCAACGCGACCTGACGGCGGAACAGGCCGCCGAACGCCTGCGGGCTGTCAGCGATATCCATTTTCTTGAGCAAAATTGA
- the galK gene encoding galactokinase: MSRIDALRHFVDATFQRLFGYAPQAHIQAPGRVNLIGEHTDYNDGFVLPCAIDYQTVIGAAARQDRLVRVVAVNCDSQQDEFDLTQEIAPHAEYAWANYVRGTVKFLQARGLPISGMDMVIAGNVPSGAGLSSSASLEVAVGQTFKTLNRLDISQLDVALVGQQAENDFVGCSCGIMDQFISAQGRSGHALLIDCRSLEGRAVSMLEGFDILIVNSNVRRGLVDSEYNTRRRQCEAAARHFGVRALRDLSPEQFAAGAAGLDPPAVKRARHVISENSRTLQAADALARQDAKRLFALMAESHVSMRDDFEITVPQIDTLVDLIQNHVGEQGGARMTGGGFGGCVVSLVPAAMTADICRMLEREYPARSGLPASIYLCRPSDGAGRLS; the protein is encoded by the coding sequence ATGAGCCGTATTGATGCTTTGCGCCACTTCGTCGATGCAACCTTTCAACGCCTGTTCGGTTACGCGCCGCAGGCGCATATTCAGGCGCCGGGACGGGTGAACCTGATTGGCGAGCATACCGACTACAATGATGGTTTTGTCTTACCCTGCGCCATTGATTACCAGACGGTGATCGGCGCGGCCGCCCGGCAAGACCGTCTCGTGCGGGTGGTGGCGGTAAACTGCGATAGCCAGCAGGATGAATTTGATCTGACGCAGGAGATAGCGCCGCATGCCGAGTATGCCTGGGCAAACTATGTGCGCGGCACGGTAAAGTTTTTGCAGGCGCGCGGCTTGCCGATTAGCGGTATGGATATGGTGATTGCGGGCAATGTGCCGTCCGGCGCGGGACTAAGCTCGTCGGCCTCGCTTGAGGTCGCCGTCGGACAAACGTTCAAGACGCTGAACCGTCTGGATATCAGCCAACTGGACGTGGCGCTCGTCGGCCAGCAGGCGGAGAACGATTTTGTCGGCTGTAGCTGCGGCATTATGGATCAGTTTATTTCGGCGCAGGGGCGGTCGGGGCATGCGTTACTGATCGACTGCCGGTCGCTGGAAGGGCGGGCGGTTAGTATGCTGGAAGGGTTCGATATCCTGATTGTCAATTCCAACGTGCGTCGCGGACTGGTGGACAGCGAATACAATACCCGCCGTCGGCAGTGCGAGGCGGCGGCGCGCCATTTTGGCGTCAGGGCGCTGCGCGATCTGTCGCCGGAGCAGTTTGCGGCGGGCGCGGCGGGGCTGGATCCGCCGGCGGTAAAACGCGCCCGCCACGTCATTAGCGAAAACAGCCGTACGCTGCAAGCGGCCGATGCCCTGGCCAGGCAGGATGCCAAACGCCTGTTTGCCCTGATGGCCGAGTCTCATGTTTCGATGCGCGACGATTTCGAGATCACCGTTCCCCAGATTGATACGCTGGTGGATTTGATTCAGAACCACGTCGGTGAGCAGGGCGGAGCCAGAATGACCGGGGGCGGTTTCGGCGGCTGCGTGGTGTCGCTGGTACCGGCGGCGATGACCGCCGACATTTGCCGGATGCTGGAGCGCGAATACCCGGCACGCAGCGGATTGCCGGCTTCAATCTATCTCTGCCGTCCGTCCGACGGCGCCGGCCGGCTGAGCTGA
- the mgtE gene encoding magnesium transporter produces MSNVKKLTAVRRRISLLLLENGDLVDNIINRQPGDSATERKTLLDQTAEICQLIIGLHAADLADLLESLPHDERLALWRLIPIDRRGRVLIEASDSISDDLVGDMQNKEILKAVRVLDVDEQAQLARMIPRHLLGRILTSLEPKQRAQLRGAIDYDEDCVGHIMDFKLTTIRADVTLAAVQRYLRYRKTIPDSTDKLFVTDRRNTLIGELSLADILLNAPGTSVASIMDKQPTLFQPEDRVTDAAGAFERYNLISAAVVDSKGKLMGRLTVEDIVDVVNKESDSHLRRSGGLTPSEDVYAPVYKAVRNRWGWLAINLCTALVASRVIGLFENTLSHLVALATLMPIVAGLGGNTGNQTITMIVRALALHQLEHGRKSYLLLKELGVALVNGLIWGGVMGLITFALYGNPEMGGVMMLAILLNLLLAALMGVLIPLVMVQLGRDPAIGSSVMITAITDTGGFFIFLGLATLFLLP; encoded by the coding sequence ATGTCGAATGTAAAAAAACTCACCGCCGTCCGGCGTCGCATATCGCTTTTACTGTTAGAAAACGGCGACCTGGTTGATAACATTATCAACCGGCAACCAGGAGACAGCGCCACAGAACGTAAGACCCTGCTCGACCAGACGGCCGAAATATGCCAGTTGATTATCGGGTTGCACGCCGCCGACCTGGCCGACCTGCTGGAGTCGCTGCCCCATGACGAACGTTTGGCGCTCTGGCGGCTGATCCCCATAGACAGGCGCGGACGGGTGCTGATCGAAGCCTCCGACAGCATTTCGGACGATCTTGTCGGCGATATGCAGAATAAAGAGATTCTGAAAGCGGTCCGCGTGCTGGATGTTGACGAACAGGCCCAGTTGGCGCGCATGATCCCCCGCCATCTGCTGGGCCGGATACTGACCTCGCTGGAGCCGAAACAGCGCGCGCAGCTGCGTGGCGCGATCGATTATGACGAAGATTGCGTCGGCCATATCATGGATTTCAAACTCACCACCATACGGGCCGATGTTACCCTTGCCGCGGTACAGCGCTACCTGCGCTATCGGAAAACCATCCCGGACTCCACCGATAAGCTGTTCGTCACCGATCGCAGGAACACCCTGATTGGCGAGCTGTCTCTGGCCGATATATTGCTTAATGCGCCGGGGACGTCGGTAGCCTCCATCATGGATAAACAGCCGACCCTGTTCCAGCCGGAAGATCGGGTGACGGACGCCGCCGGGGCCTTTGAACGTTATAACCTGATCTCCGCCGCCGTGGTGGACAGCAAAGGCAAACTGATGGGCCGCCTGACGGTGGAAGATATCGTCGACGTGGTCAATAAAGAAAGCGACAGCCATCTGCGCCGTTCCGGCGGGTTAACGCCCTCCGAAGACGTCTACGCGCCGGTCTACAAAGCCGTACGCAACCGCTGGGGCTGGCTGGCCATCAACCTGTGCACCGCGCTGGTGGCGTCACGCGTTATCGGCCTGTTCGAAAACACGCTGTCGCATCTGGTGGCGCTGGCCACCCTGATGCCGATCGTCGCCGGCCTTGGCGGAAATACCGGCAACCAAACCATCACCATGATCGTCCGCGCGCTGGCGCTGCATCAGTTGGAACACGGCAGGAAGTCTTATCTGCTATTGAAAGAGCTGGGCGTAGCGCTGGTCAACGGCCTGATATGGGGCGGCGTGATGGGGCTTATCACCTTCGCGCTGTACGGCAACCCCGAAATGGGCGGCGTCATGATGCTGGCGATCCTGCTGAACCTGCTGCTGGCGGCGCTGATGGGGGTACTGATCCCCCTGGTGATGGTGCAGCTCGGGCGCGACCCCGCCATTGGCTCCAGCGTGATGATTACCGCCATCACCGATACCGGCGGATTTTTTATTTTCCTCGGGCTGGCAACGCTGTTTTTGCTGCCGTGA
- a CDS encoding YfgG family protein — MSTLTHKRRISMRPRRSSSRIARAVLLISFIILLGRFAYSAISAFAHHQDKQQQRVEQSLTASDVVIHKKE, encoded by the coding sequence ATGTCCACGCTTACCCATAAACGACGAATATCAATGCGCCCGCGACGAAGTAGTTCACGCATTGCCCGTGCCGTTTTATTGATCAGCTTTATTATCCTCTTAGGCCGTTTTGCTTACTCCGCTATCAGCGCGTTCGCCCATCATCAGGACAAACAGCAACAGCGCGTCGAACAATCCCTCACCGCTTCCGACGTAGTAATCCACAAGAAAGAATAG
- the ppx gene encoding exopolyphosphatase produces MPLMNKDDDIVKPQEFAAVDLGSNSFHMVIARVVNGALQVLSRLKQRVHLADGLDGQNRLSEEAMERGLSCLALFAERLQGFSALNVSIVGTHALRQATNAQEFLRRAAEIIPYPIEIISGHEEARLIFMGVEHTQPEKGRKLVIDIGGGSTELVIGEDFEPMLLESRRMGCVSFAQQFFPNGEISAANFKRARLAAAQKLETLAWEYRIYGWQYALGASGTIKAAHEILVEMGEKDGLITPERLEMLRDHVLRFKSFKALSLPGLPEDRQSVLVPGLAILCGIFDVLAIKELRLSDGALREGVLYEMEGRFRHQDIRIRTAQSLASHYNIDREQARRVRETTESLYAQWAQQNPGLVHPQLEAILNWASMLHEVGLGINHSGMHRHSAYILQNTNLPGFNQEQQLLLALIVRLHRKAIKLEEFPRLYLFKKKQYLPMVQLLRLATLLNNQRQATTTPATLRLLTDDNHWTLIFPAGFFAQNTLVQLDLEREQEYWKDVAGWKLNIEEEPA; encoded by the coding sequence ATGCCATTAATGAATAAAGACGACGATATCGTAAAACCCCAGGAGTTCGCCGCCGTCGATCTGGGGTCCAACAGCTTTCATATGGTGATCGCCCGCGTGGTAAACGGCGCGCTTCAGGTGCTTAGCCGTTTAAAACAGCGCGTTCATCTGGCCGACGGACTGGACGGCCAAAACCGGCTCAGCGAAGAGGCGATGGAGCGCGGTTTAAGCTGCCTGGCGCTGTTTGCCGAACGGCTGCAGGGGTTCTCGGCGCTGAATGTCTCCATTGTCGGCACCCATGCGTTGCGCCAGGCGACCAACGCCCAGGAATTTCTGCGCCGGGCGGCGGAAATCATTCCTTATCCGATTGAAATCATCTCCGGCCATGAAGAGGCGCGGTTGATTTTCATGGGCGTGGAGCACACCCAGCCGGAAAAGGGCCGCAAGCTGGTGATCGACATTGGCGGCGGTTCCACCGAACTGGTGATCGGCGAAGACTTTGAGCCCATGCTGTTGGAAAGCCGCCGTATGGGCTGCGTCAGTTTTGCCCAGCAGTTTTTCCCCAATGGCGAAATCAGCGCGGCCAATTTTAAGCGCGCCCGGCTGGCGGCGGCCCAGAAGCTGGAGACGCTGGCCTGGGAATACCGTATCTACGGCTGGCAATATGCGCTGGGGGCGTCCGGCACCATTAAGGCCGCCCATGAAATTCTGGTGGAAATGGGCGAGAAAGACGGCCTGATTACGCCGGAACGCCTGGAAATGCTGCGCGATCATGTGCTGCGCTTTAAGTCGTTCAAGGCGCTGAGTCTGCCGGGACTGCCGGAAGACCGGCAGTCGGTGCTGGTGCCCGGGCTGGCTATTCTGTGCGGCATTTTCGACGTACTGGCGATCAAAGAGCTTCGTCTGTCCGACGGCGCGCTACGGGAAGGGGTGCTGTATGAAATGGAAGGCCGTTTCCGCCATCAGGATATCCGTATCCGCACCGCGCAAAGCCTTGCCAGCCATTACAATATCGATCGGGAACAGGCGCGCCGGGTGCGGGAAACCACCGAGTCGCTGTACGCCCAATGGGCGCAGCAAAACCCCGGTCTGGTCCACCCGCAGCTTGAGGCGATCCTCAACTGGGCTTCCATGCTGCATGAGGTCGGGCTGGGCATAAACCACAGCGGCATGCACCGCCATTCGGCCTATATTCTGCAAAATACCAACCTGCCCGGCTTCAATCAGGAACAGCAGCTATTGCTGGCGCTGATCGTGCGGCTGCATCGCAAGGCCATCAAGCTGGAAGAGTTCCCGCGCCTGTACCTGTTTAAAAAGAAGCAGTATTTGCCCATGGTTCAGCTATTGCGCCTGGCCACCCTGCTGAACAATCAGCGGCAGGCCACCACCACGCCCGCCACGCTGCGCCTGCTCACCGACGATAACCACTGGACGCTGATTTTCCCCGCGGGCTTTTTCGCCCAGAACACTCTGGTGCAGCTCGATCTGGAACGGGAGCAGGAATACTGGAAGGATGTCGCCGGCTGGAAGCTGAATATCGAAGAAGAGCCGGCCTGA